Part of the Actinomycetota bacterium genome, CGGGTTGGGCTGAACCTCCTCCACCGCCTCCAAAAGCATCAACGCTCCTTCGTAGGATTCCAGAGCAAAACCCGTAGGAGCGGCGTCGAATCGTTCCTCGTACCGTTCCCTGAACCTGGCGGCGCCCGGATCGGCCGGATCCGCTCCGGCCGAGCTGCTTATCAAACCTCCACCAAGCCCATCTGGATTCAACTCCCGAATCTGGTGCGATGCAACCAAAATGCCCTTGTAGCCCGCTTTTCTGAGGTTGTCCAGCAACGATTTGCCCGAAGCTCCCCCGCCTCCGTAGACGATCGCCTCGGGCGCGTCCTTGGTCAGGGCCCCGGAGAGGGTGATCGGCGGGTCGTCGGGCTCTACGGTCTCGGTGCGGCTGGCCGGCCGCCCGGCGGCTTCCAGGGCCTCCTTGGCGCCCTCGGCGAAGGGCTCGCCGTCGGCGGAGTCCTCGGTCACCAGGGCGATGGCGCCGGAAACCCTCTCCGCCGCATAGGCGGCAAGGGCCTTGCCCTCCTGGCGGTCGTTCGCGATCATCCGGCGAAAGCTTCTCCAGCCGCCGGCCGGAATGGCTGCGGCCGTGACCGACGGGACCATGTAGGGAAGCCCGGAGCTCTCCAGGGCCGGCGCCAGTGACTGGATCTCCGGCAGGGCGAAGGGCCCGACGACTCCGATGAGCCGCTCGGTGTTGGCAATCGCACTCTCGCCGGCCCCAGCCTCGCCCGGCTGGGGCTGGGTGTTGAACTCCTTGAGCTCGATGTCGTAACGGGAGTCCGGGTTGTCGTTGTACTCGGTGACCGCCTGCTCGACGCCGCGAATCATCCCGATAATCTGCGGAGATTCCGACTCGGAGGTGCCGAGAACGCCGAGGACCAGGATCTCCCGGCCGGTTTCGGAGACGGACTCGGAGCCCCCGCAGGCCACGAGGAGCAGCGCCAGTACGACGTGCGTTACAGGTTTTCTAAGTCTCACTTTTGCTAAGCAGCTGCTCGGCGACTT contains:
- a CDS encoding branched-chain amino acid ABC transporter substrate-binding protein, which translates into the protein MRLRKPVTHVVLALLLVACGGSESVSETGREILVLGVLGTSESESPQIIGMIRGVEQAVTEYNDNPDSRYDIELKEFNTQPQPGEAGAGESAIANTERLIGVVGPFALPEIQSLAPALESSGLPYMVPSVTAAAIPAGGWRSFRRMIANDRQEGKALAAYAAERVSGAIALVTEDSADGEPFAEGAKEALEAAGRPASRTETVEPDDPPITLSGALTKDAPEAIVYGGGGASGKSLLDNLRKAGYKGILVASHQIRELNPDGLGGGLISSSAGADPADPGAARFRERYEERFDAAPTGFALESYEGALMLLEAVEEVQPNPRAVTEFLRLNTKFRGDSKNYEFDDRGEPVNTPVWVYESTNGGWKLSGRSDRLAQR